A section of the Saccopteryx leptura isolate mSacLep1 chromosome 6, mSacLep1_pri_phased_curated, whole genome shotgun sequence genome encodes:
- the LOC136377019 gene encoding uncharacterized protein, whose protein sequence is MVSKPLICALHLHKSPLSKPLICTLHLHKSPLSKPLICALRLHKSPLSKPLICALRLHKSPLSKPLICALRLHKSPLSKPLICALRLHKSPLSKPLICALRLHKSPLSKPLICTLHLHKSPLSKPLICALRLHKSPLSKPLICALRLHKSPLSKPLICALRLHKSPLSKPLICALRLHKSPLSKPLICALRLHKSPLSKPLICALHLHKSPLQPH, encoded by the coding sequence ATGGTGTCCAAACCCCTCATCTGCGCCCTGCACCTCCACAAGTCTCCACTGTCCAAACCCCTCATCTGCACCCTGCACCTCCACAAGTCTCCACTGTCCAAACCCCTCATCTGCGCCCTGCGCCTCCACAAGTCTCCACTGTCCAAACCCCTCATCTGCGCCCTGCGCCTCCACAAGTCTCCACTGTCCAAACCCCTCATCTGCGCCCTGCGCCTCCACAAGTCTCCACTGTCCAAACCCCTCATCTGCGCCCTGCGCCTCCACAAGTCTCCACTGTCCAAACCCCTCATCTGCGCCCTGCGCCTCCACAAGTCTCCACTGTCCAAACCCCTCATCTGCACCCTGCACCTCCACAAGTCTCCACTGTCCAAACCCCTCATCTGCGCCCTGCGCCTCCACAAGTCTCCACTGTCCAAACCCCTCATCTGCGCCCTGCGCCTCCACAAGTCTCCACTGTCCAAACCCCTCATCTGCGCCCTGCGCCTCCACAAGTCTCCACTGTCCAAACCCCTCATCTGCGCCCTGCGCCTCCACAAGTCTCCACTGTCCAAACCCCTCATCTGCGCCCTGCGCCTCCACAAGTCTCCACTGTCCAAACCCCTCATCTGCGCCCTGCACCTCCACAAGTCTCCGCTGCAGCCACACTGA